The window CATCTCGGCGGCGGGCGAGCAGGCCAGCGCCAACTCCATGACGCTGGAACACGCGCCACCGGGCCGGCGCGGCTTCTTCACCAGCTTCACCCTCAGCGGCACCCAGGGCGGCCAGCTGCTGGCCACGCTGGTCTTCATCCCGGTCGCCGCGATGCCCGAGGAGCAGTTGCTGTCCTGGGGCTGGCGGGTGCCGTTCTGGCTGAGCGTCGGTGTCGCCGTCGTCGGCTGGGTCATCCGGCGCAAGCTGGACGAGACCCCGGCCTTCGAACAGCAGGCCTCCGAGGAGGGCGTCGTCAAACTGCCGCTGGTCGTGCTGCTGCGCGAGCACTGGGCCGATGTGCTGCGGGTGATCGCGTGTGCGCTCATCGCCTCCGTCAGCACGATCTTCACGGTGTGGGCGCTGGCCTACGCCACCAGCGACGCGGTCGGCATGTCACGTACCGCCATGCTGTGGGTGGGCGCCCTGGCCAATGTCGTCGCGCTCGCCGCGATCCCGCTGTGGGCCACGCTGTCCGACCGGATCGGCCGCCGCCCGGTGTTCCTGATCGGAGCGGTCGGCAGCGCGGTGACGATGTTCCTGTACCTGTGGGCCGTCTCCACGGGCTCCTACCCGCTGACGTTCCTGACGGGCATCCTCTGCTTCGGCGTCGTCTACAGCGCCGCGAACGGTGTCTGGCCCGCCTTCTACGGCGAGATGTTCACGACCCGGGTCCGGCTGTCCGGCGTGGCCATCGGCACGCAGATCGGTTTCGCCGCGGCCGGTTTCGCGGTGACGTTCGCCGCGCAGATCGCCGGGCCGGGCGGCGACGACTGGTCGGCGGTGGCGCTGTTCACGGCGGCGCTGTGCGTGCCGCCGGTGATCGGGGCGCTGTCCGCGCGTGAGACGAACCGGGTTCCCACGGAGGAGCTGGGTGAGCGTGCCGCTGGTGGGACCGTTCAGCCGGAGAAGGTGACGGCCTGACCCCTTGGGTGCCGGGTGCGGGCGCGTGGGGGCTGGTCGCGCAGTT of the Streptomyces koelreuteriae genome contains:
- a CDS encoding MFS transporter; the encoded protein is MSVPATPQGAAAPPGQPQKAATAAWIGSALEYYDFFIYGSAAALIFPAVFFDESDPATATLLSLATFGVAYAARPVGALVLGHFGDKLGRKKIMVFTLMLMGLSTFLIGCLPTRDQVGTLAPVLLVLCRVLQGISAAGEQASANSMTLEHAPPGRRGFFTSFTLSGTQGGQLLATLVFIPVAAMPEEQLLSWGWRVPFWLSVGVAVVGWVIRRKLDETPAFEQQASEEGVVKLPLVVLLREHWADVLRVIACALIASVSTIFTVWALAYATSDAVGMSRTAMLWVGALANVVALAAIPLWATLSDRIGRRPVFLIGAVGSAVTMFLYLWAVSTGSYPLTFLTGILCFGVVYSAANGVWPAFYGEMFTTRVRLSGVAIGTQIGFAAAGFAVTFAAQIAGPGGDDWSAVALFTAALCVPPVIGALSARETNRVPTEELGERAAGGTVQPEKVTA